TGGTGCGTGCCTGGGTCCATACCTACGGGTTGCCCGCCATCGTCACCAACTGCTCCAACAACTACGGTCGTTTCCAGTTTCCGGAGAAGCTGATTCCGCTGATGATCCTGCACGCGCTCGCGGGCAAGCCGCTGCCGATCTACGGCGATGGCCTGCAGGTCCGCGACTGGCTCTACGTGGAAGACCACTGCAGCGCGCTGCGCACAGTGCTGGCCACAGGCCGCGTGGGCGAGACGTACAACGTCGGAGGCGGCAATCAGCGCAGCAATCTCGAGGTCGTCAAGACGCTCTGTGCGCTGCTCGATGAGCTGGTGCCCGATTCCAAGTTCGTGCCCCACGTGCGACTGATCACCTACGTGCAGGATCGCCCCGGCCACGACCGGCGCTACGCCATCGACGCGCGCAAGTTAGAGACGGAACTAGGCTGGACAGCAAAGGAGAGCTTCGAGACAGGGTTGCGGCGCACCGTGGAGTGGTATCTGGCTAATCGCGATTGGGTCGAGGGCGTGACCAGCGGGGCCTACCAGCAATGGATCGGCCAGAACTACGGCAGTCGCGCCGTGGTGGAAGCAGGCGAGGCCGCCCGATGAAGGGAATCATTCTGGCCGGAGGCTCCGGCACGCGGCTGCATCCGGTCACCCAGTCCATCTCCAAGCAACTGCTGCCCGTCTACGACAAGCCGATGATCTACTACCCGCTCTCGGTGCTGATGCTGGCGGGGATTCGCGAGATCCTCATCATCTCGACGCCCGACGACACGCCGCGTTTTGAGCAGCTTCTCGGCGACGGTTCTCAATGGGGCTTATCGCTTCAGTACAAGGTCCAGCCTTCGCCCGATGGGCTGGCGCAGGCCTTCCTCATCGGTCGTGAGTTTCTCGCCGGAGAGGGCTGTTGCCTGGTGTTGGGCGACAACATCTTCTACGGTCACGACTTCGCCCGGACGCTGCGCGCAGCCGGTGCGCACCAGAGTGGCGCGACCGTCTTCGCGTACCCGGTGCTGGACCCTGAGCGTTACGGCGTGGTGGAGTTCGACTCGCAACGGCGCGCCATCTCGCTCGAAGAGAAGCCGCGCAAGCCCAAGTCGCGCTACGCGGTGACGGGCATCTACTTCTACGACGCGCAGGTGGTCTCTGTGGCTGAGGGGCTGAAGCCCTCGCCGCGCGGCGAGCTGGAGATCACGGACGTCAACCGCTGGTACCTGGAGCGCGGCCAGCTGCGCACAGAGCTGCTGGGGCGAGGCATGGCGTGGCTCGACACCGGCACGCACGACTCGCTGCTTGAGGCCTCGAACTTCATCCAGACGATCGAGCGGCGGCAGGGCCTGAAGGTTGCCTGCCCCGAGGAGATCGCCTACCGGCTCGGATACATCGACGCCGATACGCTGCGGCAGCTCGCGTCCAAGATCGCCAAGAGCAGCTATGGACAGTACCTGCTGCGCCTGCTGGAAGACGTGGTCTATTGATTTGGGCATGAGGATTTTACTGACGGGTTCGACGGGGCAGGTGGGGAGCGAGCTTCTGCCGGTGCTGGAGCGGCTGGGAGAGGTCATCGCGCCGAGCCGGGGCGAGTTGGATCTGGCAGACCCAACCGCCGTAGGCAGCCTGATTCGAGAGCTGCGGCCACGCTGGATCGTCAACCCCGCGGCCTATACGGCGGTGGACAAGGCGGAATCGGAGCCGGAGCTGGCCGATGCGATCAATCACCGAAGCGTCGGAGCGATGGGCCTCGCGGCCAAAGCGGTTGGGGCGACAATCCTGCATTTTTCTACCGATTACGTCTTCGACGGCGAGGGCGCGCAGCCCTATCGCGAGATCGACCCGACCCACCCGGCAGGCGTCTACGGGGCCAGCAAACTGGCCGGAGAGCAGGCCCTTGCTGCAAGCGGCGCGGCGTATCTGATCTTTCGCACCAGCTGGGTCTACGGAGCCACGGGCAAGAACTTTCTGCGGACGATCCTCGGCCTCGCCCGCCAGCGCGAGCAGATGAAGATCGTCGCCGACCAGCACGGTGCGCCGACGTGGAGCCGCGATCTGGCCAACATGGCGGCGCACGTCATTCAGTTCTGTGAGCAGCGGGAGGCTGTGGCCCCGCTGAGCGGCATCTACCACGCCGCCGGTGAGGGCGAGACGAGCTGGTTCGGCTTCGCCCGGCGCGGCATCGAGCTGCGGCAGCCATTCGAGCCTGAAACCCGGTTCGCCGAGCTGCTGCCCATTCCGACCAGCGAGTATCCCACCCCCGCGCGCCGCCCGCTGAACAGCCGTCTCGACTGCCGCAAGCTCCAGCAGACCTTCGGCTGGCGGATGATGGACTGGCAGGAGTCGTTGGCGCAGGTAGTGTCTGATCTGTAAGAAGATCGGGGCTGTAAGCGCCGTCGGGTAAAGTGCATAGAGGGGAGACTGAAATGGCCGGACGGGCGTTGTTTCTCGATCGCGACGGTGTCATCAACCACGAGGTCGGCTATCTGCACCGGGCCGAGGACGTGCGCTTCGTCGACGGCATCTTCCCGCTCTGCCGCACGGCGCAGAGCCTGGGGTACCGGCTGATCGTGGTTACGAACCAGTCCGGCATCGCACGCGGCTACTACACGACCGGCCAGTTCGACGAGCTGATGGCGTGGATGCGGCTGGAGTTCGAGCGGGAGGGGATCGCGCTGGACGCGGTGTACCACTGCCCATACCACCCCGAGCACGGCGTCGGTGAGTTCCGGCGCGAGCACGAGGACCGCAAGCCCGGCGCGGGGATGCTGCGGCGCGGCGCGGCGGCGTTCGGGTTGGAGCTGGAGGAGTCGGTGATGGTGGGGGATCGCTGCTCGGATATCGCCGCAGCCAACACGGCGGGGCTGCGGCAGGCGTTCCTGATCGCCGGGACCGAAGAGCACGGCTGCTCCGGCGAGTATCTGGCCGTGGAGACGCTGGCCGAGGTCAGAAGCTGGCTGATCGAGAACCCAGATTAAAGCCGCTGGTCAGAGAGAAAGATCCCGCTGCCGACCAACGGGAGGCCCTCAGAAGACAATCTTGCCCATACCGCCCCGAGAACCGCACGAAGTGCCGCCCGCCCGGCGTGAGGGCGCTTTTAGGCTTCCGGCAGTTCAGCCTCTAAGAAGTTCGCGCCCTTGGCGTCCTTGTCGCTGACGACCGGCGTAATTCCCGCAAGCGGCCAAGGTATGGCGAGCGTCGGATCGTCCCAGCGAACGCACCGCTCCCCCTCCGGGTAGTAGCCGTCGGTGGTCTTGTAGAGGACCTCCGCCGTCTCCGAGAGGACGACGAATCCGTGGGCGAAACCCTCTGGAATCCACAACATCTGCAGCTCGCCCGCGTCCGAGACCGGCTTCAGCGAGACGCCGACATACTTGCCGAAATCCGGCGAGCCGCGCCGGAGATCCACCGCCACATCCCAGATATGGCCGGAGACGCAACGCACCAGCTTGCCCTGGGGCTTTCCCAGTTGGTAGTGCAGCCCGCGCAGAACGCCACGGGTAGAGAAGGACTGGTTGTCCTGAACGAAACTGGTGGGAAGCCCGGCTGACTGAAACTTGGTCTGGCTGTAGAACTCTGCGAACCATCCCCGATCGTCGCCAAAGCGCCTGGGTTGAAGTAATTTGACGTCCTGTAAAGCCGTGTTCAAAACCTGCATCTGTGCATAATACCGGGAAAGTTCGGTAGTGAAGGGGGGCGAACCGCCTAGAAGAGGGGGGCAACGTTCAAAATCAGGAATCTTGTTCCCGCTATGGACCTCGACAGCGCATACTAGTCGGGTGCGGGTAGCCATCGTTCATCACTGGTTTGTAACGCGGGGCGGCGGTGAGCGCGTCGCCGAGTGCATCGCCTCGCTCTTTCCCGAGGCGGAGATCTTTACGCTGGTCTCGGGCGAAGAGGGGCTGCCCGAGTCTCTGGCCAGCCGCAAGCTGCACACCTCTTTTTTGCAAAAACTGCCCTTCGGCAAGAGCCACCACCGCCACATGATGCCGCTGTACCCCGCGGCAACCGAGGGGCTGGACCTGCGCGGCTTCGGCCTGGTTATCTCGTCCGACTCCGGCCCTATGAAG
This is a stretch of genomic DNA from Granulicella sp. WH15. It encodes these proteins:
- the rfbB gene encoding dTDP-glucose 4,6-dehydratase, which gives rise to MKARHGTGVAVERELRLKTILVTGGAGFIGSNFVLHMLEQGDCSIVNLDKLTYAGNPANLASLEGRPEYTLVRGDICDAALVASLLEQYRPEAIVHFAAESHVDRSIAGPEAFLKTNIDGTFTLLQAARIYFGKLTGAERDAFRFLHVSTDEVYGTLTPEDPAFHEETPYAPNSPYAASKAASDHLVRAWVHTYGLPAIVTNCSNNYGRFQFPEKLIPLMILHALAGKPLPIYGDGLQVRDWLYVEDHCSALRTVLATGRVGETYNVGGGNQRSNLEVVKTLCALLDELVPDSKFVPHVRLITYVQDRPGHDRRYAIDARKLETELGWTAKESFETGLRRTVEWYLANRDWVEGVTSGAYQQWIGQNYGSRAVVEAGEAAR
- the rfbC gene encoding dTDP-4-dehydrorhamnose 3,5-epimerase, which gives rise to MQVLNTALQDVKLLQPRRFGDDRGWFAEFYSQTKFQSAGLPTSFVQDNQSFSTRGVLRGLHYQLGKPQGKLVRCVSGHIWDVAVDLRRGSPDFGKYVGVSLKPVSDAGELQMLWIPEGFAHGFVVLSETAEVLYKTTDGYYPEGERCVRWDDPTLAIPWPLAGITPVVSDKDAKGANFLEAELPEA
- the rfbA gene encoding glucose-1-phosphate thymidylyltransferase RfbA, which encodes MKGIILAGGSGTRLHPVTQSISKQLLPVYDKPMIYYPLSVLMLAGIREILIISTPDDTPRFEQLLGDGSQWGLSLQYKVQPSPDGLAQAFLIGREFLAGEGCCLVLGDNIFYGHDFARTLRAAGAHQSGATVFAYPVLDPERYGVVEFDSQRRAISLEEKPRKPKSRYAVTGIYFYDAQVVSVAEGLKPSPRGELEITDVNRWYLERGQLRTELLGRGMAWLDTGTHDSLLEASNFIQTIERRQGLKVACPEEIAYRLGYIDADTLRQLASKIAKSSYGQYLLRLLEDVVY
- a CDS encoding HAD family hydrolase, whose translation is MAGRALFLDRDGVINHEVGYLHRAEDVRFVDGIFPLCRTAQSLGYRLIVVTNQSGIARGYYTTGQFDELMAWMRLEFEREGIALDAVYHCPYHPEHGVGEFRREHEDRKPGAGMLRRGAAAFGLELEESVMVGDRCSDIAAANTAGLRQAFLIAGTEEHGCSGEYLAVETLAEVRSWLIENPD
- the rfbD gene encoding dTDP-4-dehydrorhamnose reductase; its protein translation is MRILLTGSTGQVGSELLPVLERLGEVIAPSRGELDLADPTAVGSLIRELRPRWIVNPAAYTAVDKAESEPELADAINHRSVGAMGLAAKAVGATILHFSTDYVFDGEGAQPYREIDPTHPAGVYGASKLAGEQALAASGAAYLIFRTSWVYGATGKNFLRTILGLARQREQMKIVADQHGAPTWSRDLANMAAHVIQFCEQREAVAPLSGIYHAAGEGETSWFGFARRGIELRQPFEPETRFAELLPIPTSEYPTPARRPLNSRLDCRKLQQTFGWRMMDWQESLAQVVSDL